A region from the Inhella inkyongensis genome encodes:
- a CDS encoding cytochrome D1 domain-containing protein, translating to MSTRRQLLQQGSATLLPTLLPALLPALVGCKTAPPTPQFAPRGSGDLGLVILRASGEVAVIDSSQRRVLGIIKGLGDLSHAAAVYARDGARAFVFGRDGGLTRVNLLTQRIEARVMQAGNSIGGAISQDGRLVVAQNYQPGGIKVFDAETLALRADIPALGANGQRSRVVGLADLPGQRFIYSLFDADAICIADLSDPDRPQVQRFDGIGRQPYDALVSPNGRHYIAGLFGEDGLALIDLWAERPEVRRILGGYGRGEQPLPVYKMPHLRGWALAGGTAWLPAIGRHEVLVADAQSWQEVARIPVAGQPVFVMARPDGRQVWVNFALPDYHKVQVIDVPSRRVIHSFEPGRAVLHLEFTPRGEAVWISCRDDNKVQVVDTASFKTLASLDLPAPSGIFMSARAARLGL from the coding sequence ATGAGCACCCGCCGTCAACTGCTGCAACAGGGCAGTGCCACGCTACTGCCGACCTTATTGCCCGCGCTTCTTCCCGCCCTGGTGGGCTGCAAAACGGCCCCACCCACACCCCAGTTCGCCCCCCGCGGCAGCGGCGACCTCGGCCTGGTCATCCTGCGCGCCAGCGGCGAGGTGGCCGTCATCGACAGCAGCCAGCGCCGTGTGCTGGGCATCATCAAAGGGCTGGGGGACCTCTCGCACGCCGCCGCGGTCTATGCCCGCGACGGCGCGCGCGCCTTCGTCTTCGGCCGCGATGGGGGGCTCACCCGCGTCAATCTGCTGACGCAACGCATCGAGGCGCGTGTGATGCAGGCCGGCAACTCCATCGGCGGCGCCATCTCGCAGGACGGCCGGCTGGTGGTGGCGCAGAACTACCAACCCGGCGGCATCAAGGTCTTCGATGCCGAGACCCTGGCCCTGCGCGCCGACATTCCCGCGCTGGGTGCCAACGGCCAGCGCAGCCGCGTGGTGGGCCTGGCCGATCTGCCCGGCCAACGCTTCATCTATTCGCTGTTCGACGCCGACGCCATCTGCATCGCCGATCTGAGCGACCCGGATCGCCCCCAGGTGCAGCGCTTCGACGGCATCGGCCGCCAGCCCTACGACGCCCTGGTCAGCCCCAATGGCCGGCACTACATCGCCGGCCTGTTCGGCGAGGACGGCCTGGCTTTAATCGACCTGTGGGCCGAACGCCCCGAGGTGCGCCGCATCCTGGGCGGCTACGGCCGCGGCGAGCAGCCGCTGCCGGTCTACAAGATGCCGCATCTGCGCGGCTGGGCCCTGGCCGGCGGCACAGCCTGGCTGCCGGCCATCGGCCGCCATGAGGTGTTAGTGGCCGACGCCCAGAGCTGGCAGGAAGTGGCCCGCATTCCCGTGGCCGGCCAGCCGGTGTTCGTGATGGCGCGCCCCGACGGTCGCCAGGTCTGGGTGAACTTCGCCCTGCCCGACTATCACAAGGTGCAGGTCATCGACGTGCCCAGCCGGCGCGTCATCCACAGCTTCGAGCCGGGCCGGGCCGTGCTGCACCTGGAGTTCACGCCGCGCGGCGAGGCGGTGTGGATCAGCTGCCGCGACGACAACAAGGTTCAGGTGGTGGACACCGCCAGCTTCAAGACCCTGGCCAGCCTCGACCTGCCCGCGCCCAGCGGCATCTTCATGAGTGCGCGCGCAGCGCGTTTGGGCCTTTGA
- the nirJ gene encoding heme d1 biosynthesis radical SAM protein NirJ — MFRISQYLREVVEAERTGVYPHPKRHGSPPGPVVIWNLVRRCNLTCKHCYALSADHDYPNELNYAEVCTVMDDLKAFRVPVLILSGGEPLLRADLFDIAARAKAMNFYVGLSTNGTLIDAAMADRIAAADFNYVGISLDGIAAVHDRFRRKEGAFDASLAAVRHLQQRGVKVGLRYTMTAMNADQLPALLRLMKDEGAQKFYFSHLNYAGRGNIHRAKDAHFVATREAMEQLFDAAWADAQAGSEREYVTGNNDADGPFLLQWLAQRAPRWVEDVRQRLQAWGGNASGLYVANIDNEGIVHPDTMWWHHKLGSVRERPFSEIWSDTTEPLMAGLKQQPRAVHGRCGDCAHLSICGGNTRVRAQQTTGDAWASDPGCYLTDEEIGFVSEVA; from the coding sequence ATGTTTCGAATCAGCCAGTACCTGCGTGAAGTGGTCGAGGCCGAGCGCACCGGCGTCTACCCGCACCCGAAGCGTCATGGAAGCCCGCCCGGGCCGGTGGTGATCTGGAATCTGGTGCGGCGCTGCAACCTGACCTGCAAGCATTGCTACGCGCTCTCGGCCGACCACGACTACCCGAACGAACTGAATTACGCCGAGGTCTGCACCGTGATGGACGACCTCAAGGCCTTCCGCGTGCCGGTGCTCATCTTGAGTGGCGGCGAGCCCCTGCTGCGTGCGGACCTCTTCGACATCGCCGCACGCGCCAAGGCGATGAACTTCTATGTCGGCCTCTCCACCAATGGCACGCTGATCGACGCCGCCATGGCGGATCGCATCGCCGCCGCCGATTTCAACTACGTGGGCATCAGCCTGGACGGCATAGCCGCCGTGCACGATCGCTTCCGCCGCAAGGAAGGCGCGTTTGACGCCAGCCTGGCGGCCGTGCGCCATCTGCAGCAGCGCGGCGTGAAGGTGGGCCTGCGCTACACGATGACGGCGATGAACGCCGACCAGCTACCGGCCCTGCTGCGGCTGATGAAGGACGAGGGGGCGCAGAAGTTCTACTTCTCGCACCTGAACTACGCCGGCCGCGGCAACATCCACCGCGCCAAGGACGCGCACTTCGTGGCCACGCGCGAGGCCATGGAGCAGCTCTTCGACGCCGCCTGGGCCGACGCGCAAGCCGGCAGTGAGCGCGAATACGTCACCGGCAACAACGACGCCGATGGCCCCTTCCTGCTGCAGTGGCTGGCGCAGCGTGCACCCCGCTGGGTGGAGGACGTGAGACAGCGCCTGCAAGCCTGGGGCGGCAATGCCAGCGGGCTCTATGTGGCCAACATCGACAACGAAGGCATCGTCCACCCTGACACCATGTGGTGGCATCACAAACTCGGCAGCGTGCGCGAGCGCCCCTTCTCCGAAATCTGGAGCGACACCACCGAGCCACTGATGGCCGGCCTGAAGCAGCAGCCGCGCGCCGTGCACGGCCGTTGCGGCGACTGCGCGCACTTGTCCATCTGCGGCGGCAACACCCGCGTGCGGGCGCAACAAACCACAGGGGACGCCTGGGCTTCGGATCCCGGGTGCTATCTCACGGATGAAGAAATTGGGTTCGTGAGCGAAGTGGCTTGA
- a CDS encoding SPFH domain-containing protein, which produces MNFRTPLLLALTAALAACTQIDTGNVGVERTLGKVSPEALPPGVYFSLFKTVDEFSAKEVSFQLNDMTPKSRDNLTMKDVDIDIYFKVNPAAVPGLYTKYQGDVVRHKDVVREGGTKDKVIAYSRVSREAREAVYKSIAQLDATTMHTKRSELAELVRSGLQSELDANDKGAFVITAVNVRNLLTDPAIEAAIRQRAETDQAIEKKRKEIELAKAEAERLIVEAEGQAKANQIVSASLTPALKEIKLAELQRDAAIAIASKQGNTVLLGGGAQPLINVGK; this is translated from the coding sequence ATGAACTTCCGTACCCCTTTGCTTCTGGCCCTGACCGCAGCGTTGGCCGCTTGCACCCAGATTGATACCGGCAATGTCGGCGTCGAGCGCACCCTGGGCAAGGTCAGCCCCGAGGCCCTGCCGCCGGGCGTCTACTTCTCGCTCTTCAAGACCGTGGACGAGTTCAGCGCCAAGGAAGTGAGCTTCCAGCTCAACGACATGACGCCCAAGAGCCGCGACAACCTGACCATGAAGGACGTCGACATCGACATCTACTTCAAGGTCAACCCGGCCGCCGTGCCCGGTCTCTACACCAAGTACCAGGGGGATGTGGTGCGCCACAAGGACGTGGTGCGCGAGGGTGGCACCAAGGACAAGGTGATCGCCTACAGCCGCGTCTCGCGCGAAGCCCGCGAGGCCGTCTACAAGTCCATCGCCCAGCTCGACGCCACCACCATGCACACCAAGCGCAGTGAGCTGGCCGAACTGGTGCGCAGCGGCCTGCAAAGCGAGCTGGACGCCAACGACAAAGGCGCCTTCGTCATCACGGCGGTGAACGTGCGCAATCTGCTGACCGACCCGGCCATCGAGGCGGCGATCCGCCAGCGCGCCGAGACCGACCAGGCCATCGAGAAGAAGCGCAAGGAAATCGAACTGGCCAAGGCCGAGGCCGAGCGCCTGATCGTCGAGGCCGAAGGCCAGGCCAAGGCCAATCAGATCGTCAGCGCTTCGCTGACCCCGGCGCTGAAGGAAATCAAGCTGGCCGAGCTGCAGCGCGACGCGGCGATTGCCATCGCCAGCAAGCAGGGCAACACCGTGCTGCTCGGTGGCGGCGCCCAACCCTTGATCAACGTTGGGAAGTAA
- a CDS encoding sensor histidine kinase has product MSRELTGLLVHDLKNQLGHLEAELAVLGQQVPAVAAAHQHCAQLRQRLVAYLTIYGGDERGLVAQLEDESPAAFLASLAQLASRPEGAPLALVLEPPPPPFWYFDARLVRLALEAALHNAWRFARTQVWLSAQAQSGGLLLVVEDDGAGLGAKDPSAQSSTGLGMALCAAVARAHRREALVGRVSLVPRPGGGTRFELWLP; this is encoded by the coding sequence ATGAGTCGCGAGCTCACCGGACTGTTGGTGCACGATCTGAAGAACCAGCTCGGGCATCTGGAGGCCGAGCTGGCCGTGCTGGGGCAGCAGGTGCCGGCCGTGGCGGCGGCCCACCAGCATTGCGCCCAGCTGCGCCAGCGCCTGGTGGCCTATCTGACGATCTACGGCGGCGATGAGCGGGGCCTGGTGGCGCAGCTGGAAGATGAATCGCCCGCCGCCTTTCTGGCCAGTCTGGCGCAACTGGCCTCGCGACCCGAAGGGGCGCCCCTGGCGCTGGTGCTGGAGCCGCCGCCCCCGCCGTTTTGGTATTTCGATGCCCGCCTGGTGCGCCTGGCCCTGGAGGCCGCGCTGCACAACGCTTGGCGCTTTGCGCGCACGCAGGTGTGGCTCAGCGCCCAGGCGCAGTCCGGCGGCCTGCTGCTGGTGGTGGAGGATGACGGCGCCGGTTTGGGCGCCAAGGACCCCAGCGCGCAAAGCTCGACCGGCCTCGGCATGGCCCTGTGCGCAGCGGTGGCCCGAGCCCATCGCCGTGAGGCGCTGGTGGGCCGGGTGAGCCTGGTGCCGCGCCCGGGCGGCGGCACCCGGTTCGAGCTGTGGTTGCCCTGA
- a CDS encoding acetyl-CoA C-acyltransferase codes for MSADPIVIVSAARTPIGGLLGDFAGLAAWELGATAIQAAVERAGVPGDAIDEVLLGNCLMAGQGQAPARQALRRAGLPDSAGAVTLSKMCGSGMRAMMFAHDMLAAGSANVMVAGGMESMTNAPHLMFARKGVKYGMTQMYDHMAIDGLEDAYERGKAMGVFAEQCVDKYAFSREQMDQYAITSTQRAKAANEDGSFEWEMAPVTLKSPKGDTVIKFDEQPFKAKLDKIPGLKPAFKKDGAITAATSSSISDGAAALVMMRESEAVKRGLAPIARIVSHAVHARAPEWFTTAPVGAIELALKKANWDAKSVNLWEVNEAFAAVTLAAMTEFKLPHEIVNVHGGAVALGHPIGASGARIVVTLLGALKKRGLKRGVAALCIGGGEATAMAIEMI; via the coding sequence ATGTCTGCCGATCCCATCGTCATCGTTTCCGCGGCCCGCACGCCCATCGGCGGCTTGTTGGGCGACTTCGCCGGCCTGGCTGCCTGGGAGCTGGGGGCGACGGCCATTCAGGCCGCCGTGGAGCGTGCCGGCGTGCCGGGTGACGCCATCGACGAAGTGCTGCTGGGCAACTGCCTGATGGCGGGCCAGGGCCAGGCCCCGGCGCGCCAGGCCCTGCGCCGCGCCGGCCTGCCGGACTCCGCCGGCGCCGTGACGCTTTCCAAGATGTGCGGCTCGGGCATGCGCGCCATGATGTTCGCCCACGACATGCTGGCCGCAGGCAGCGCCAATGTGATGGTGGCCGGCGGCATGGAAAGCATGACCAATGCGCCGCACCTGATGTTCGCGCGCAAGGGCGTGAAGTACGGCATGACGCAGATGTACGACCACATGGCCATCGACGGCCTGGAAGATGCCTACGAGCGCGGCAAGGCCATGGGTGTGTTTGCCGAACAGTGCGTTGACAAGTACGCCTTCAGCCGCGAGCAGATGGACCAGTACGCCATCACCTCGACCCAGCGTGCCAAGGCCGCCAACGAAGACGGCAGCTTTGAATGGGAAATGGCACCCGTCACGCTCAAGTCGCCCAAGGGCGACACCGTGATCAAGTTTGACGAGCAGCCCTTCAAAGCCAAGCTGGACAAGATTCCCGGCCTCAAGCCCGCCTTCAAGAAGGATGGCGCCATCACCGCCGCCACCAGCTCCAGCATCTCGGACGGCGCGGCGGCCCTGGTGATGATGCGCGAGAGCGAGGCGGTGAAGCGCGGCCTCGCTCCCATCGCCCGCATCGTCAGCCACGCCGTGCACGCCCGCGCCCCCGAGTGGTTCACCACCGCGCCGGTGGGCGCCATCGAACTGGCCCTGAAGAAGGCCAACTGGGATGCCAAGAGCGTGAACCTGTGGGAAGTGAACGAGGCCTTCGCCGCCGTGACCCTGGCCGCGATGACCGAGTTCAAGCTGCCGCACGAGATCGTCAACGTGCACGGCGGTGCCGTGGCCTTAGGGCATCCCATCGGCGCCAGCGGCGCGCGCATCGTCGTGACCCTGCTGGGCGCGCTCAAAAAACGCGGCCTCAAGCGCGGCGTGGCGGCTCTGTGCATCGGGGGTGGCGAGGCCACGGCCATGGCGATTGAGATGATTTAA
- the ahbB gene encoding siroheme decarboxylase subunit beta, which yields MLTEFERRLIQATQGGLPLVARPYEVVAEQLGCSAADVQRSFADMLTRGLVRRIGAVPNHYRLGFKANGMTVWDIDDAALPELGPRIGALPGVSHCYERPRAPGWPYNLFAMLHGRSRAEVEAQRIELRALLGKACRADDVLYSSAILKKTGLRLKDD from the coding sequence GTGCTGACTGAGTTCGAACGCCGCCTGATCCAAGCCACGCAAGGCGGCCTGCCGCTGGTAGCACGCCCCTACGAAGTCGTGGCCGAACAACTGGGCTGCAGCGCGGCCGACGTACAACGCAGCTTCGCCGACATGCTGACGCGCGGCCTGGTGCGCCGCATCGGCGCCGTGCCCAACCACTACCGCCTGGGCTTCAAAGCCAATGGCATGACGGTGTGGGACATCGACGACGCGGCACTCCCCGAACTGGGCCCGCGCATCGGCGCCCTGCCCGGCGTCAGCCATTGCTACGAACGGCCGCGCGCCCCGGGCTGGCCCTACAACCTGTTCGCCATGCTGCACGGGCGCAGCCGCGCCGAGGTGGAAGCCCAACGCATCGAGCTGCGCGCGCTGCTAGGAAAGGCCTGCCGCGCCGACGACGTGCTGTATTCCAGCGCCATTCTGAAGAAGACCGGCCTGCGACTGAAGGACGACTAA
- a CDS encoding SDR family oxidoreductase, with the protein MKVLVIGASRGIGLEFVKQYRAEGHEVTATARDEAALQTLKALGAKALPLELLDAKSCAGLAWQLDGLQFDTIWLNAGVFGTDVAAPSAPTQAEFDLVMHTNVLGPMRVLPALTDCLAQNAKLALLSSRMGSMALRTSPNAWLYRASKAAANSLLKDAAIAFGGRASCVAFHPGWVKTDMGGSSADLSPAEAVASMRAVLARVGPQDNGAFLNFDGKLLPW; encoded by the coding sequence ATGAAGGTCTTGGTGATCGGCGCCTCGCGGGGCATTGGCCTGGAATTCGTCAAGCAGTACCGCGCCGAAGGCCACGAGGTCACGGCCACGGCCCGCGACGAGGCGGCGCTGCAGACCCTGAAAGCTTTGGGCGCCAAGGCCTTGCCGCTGGAACTGCTGGATGCCAAAAGCTGCGCCGGCCTGGCCTGGCAGCTCGACGGCCTGCAGTTCGACACGATCTGGCTCAACGCCGGCGTGTTCGGCACCGATGTGGCCGCGCCCAGCGCGCCCACCCAGGCCGAGTTCGACCTGGTGATGCACACCAATGTGCTAGGCCCCATGCGCGTGCTGCCGGCCCTGACCGACTGCCTGGCGCAGAACGCCAAGCTCGCGCTGCTGTCCAGCCGCATGGGCTCGATGGCCCTGCGCACCAGCCCCAACGCCTGGCTTTACCGCGCCAGCAAGGCGGCGGCCAACTCGCTCTTGAAGGATGCCGCCATCGCCTTTGGCGGCCGCGCCAGCTGCGTGGCGTTCCACCCCGGTTGGGTCAAGACCGATATGGGCGGCTCCAGCGCCGACCTGAGCCCGGCCGAAGCCGTGGCCAGCATGCGCGCCGTGCTGGCGCGTGTGGGGCCGCAGGACAACGGCGCGTTCCTGAACTTTGACGGGAAGCTGCTTCCCTGGTGA
- a CDS encoding Lrp/AsnC family transcriptional regulator, giving the protein MAEFPGATDLRLMAHLHGGFPLSDHPYAEVGAQLGLSESEVIARLQRLLEQGWLTRFGPLFQIERAGGQFVLAALAVPEARYAEVTAQVNAHPEVAHNYRREHPLLNQWFVVGASSPQQAEACMAAIEIETGLAVYRFPKLREFFVELKLPLEQACAD; this is encoded by the coding sequence ATGGCTGAATTTCCCGGCGCCACGGACCTGCGCCTGATGGCGCATCTGCATGGCGGCTTTCCGCTCAGCGACCACCCCTATGCCGAGGTGGGCGCCCAGCTGGGCTTGAGCGAGAGCGAGGTCATCGCGCGCCTGCAGCGCCTGCTGGAGCAAGGTTGGCTGACGCGTTTCGGCCCGCTGTTCCAGATTGAGCGCGCGGGGGGCCAGTTCGTGCTGGCCGCGCTGGCGGTGCCCGAAGCCCGCTATGCCGAAGTGACCGCCCAGGTGAACGCCCACCCCGAGGTGGCACACAACTATCGCCGCGAGCACCCGCTGCTCAACCAGTGGTTCGTGGTGGGGGCCAGCAGCCCCCAGCAAGCCGAGGCCTGCATGGCGGCCATCGAGATCGAGACGGGCCTCGCCGTCTACCGCTTTCCCAAGTTGCGCGAGTTCTTTGTCGAACTCAAGCTGCCACTGGAGCAGGCCTGTGCTGACTGA
- a CDS encoding c-type cytochrome, whose amino-acid sequence MRLAPTLLLLIALPAWAQEPAPARQQQLIRMLRQDCGSCHGMKLTGGLGPALTREALAERPLESMAATIFYGRPGTPMPGWRGLMTEDEAAWMARLLRAGAPEEPPAKVKP is encoded by the coding sequence ATGCGCCTCGCCCCGACTCTTCTGCTGCTGATCGCGCTGCCGGCCTGGGCCCAGGAACCGGCGCCGGCCCGCCAGCAGCAACTCATCCGCATGCTGCGCCAGGACTGCGGCAGCTGCCACGGCATGAAGCTCACCGGCGGCCTGGGGCCGGCGCTGACGCGGGAGGCCCTGGCCGAGCGCCCGCTGGAATCCATGGCCGCCACCATTTTTTACGGTCGCCCAGGCACCCCCATGCCGGGCTGGCGCGGCCTGATGACGGAAGACGAGGCGGCCTGGATGGCCCGCCTGCTGCGCGCCGGCGCCCCCGAAGAACCCCCAGCCAAGGTCAAGCCATGA
- the ahbB gene encoding siroheme decarboxylase subunit beta: MNLSALDQRLLNDWQRDFPLVARPFDALAATLGLSADEVLARLARLQAAGAFSRIGGVWAPGVGGAALLCAYALPPEQLEAAAQRVNALPGVNHNYEREDRYNLWFVITGADAPSLQTQLDTLDAELGLCCLRLPMRRPYRIDLGFDLQQRLAPRGGCSRKAPPVLGRDRALAAWLEDGLPLVHRPYDLAAIRTGRPLASVLNQLQQWQMEGTLKRLGVIVRHHELGFDQNAMAVFDAPDEQVDALGQRLAAQTGVTLAYRRERAADWPYNLYAMVHGRERAEVQAAVDSARHAAGLDGLPHKLLFSRRRFKQQGGRYFSAEAPHG; encoded by the coding sequence ATGAATCTCTCCGCCCTGGATCAGCGCCTGCTGAACGACTGGCAGCGCGACTTCCCGCTGGTCGCCCGGCCCTTCGATGCCCTGGCCGCCACCCTGGGCTTGAGTGCCGACGAGGTGCTGGCCCGTCTGGCGCGTCTGCAGGCCGCGGGCGCCTTCAGCCGCATCGGCGGCGTCTGGGCTCCGGGCGTGGGCGGCGCAGCCCTGCTGTGCGCTTACGCCTTGCCGCCCGAGCAACTGGAGGCCGCCGCCCAGCGCGTGAATGCCCTGCCCGGCGTCAACCACAACTACGAGCGCGAGGATCGCTACAACCTTTGGTTCGTGATCACCGGCGCCGACGCTCCCAGCCTGCAAACCCAGTTGGACACCCTGGACGCCGAGTTGGGACTGTGCTGCCTGCGCCTGCCCATGCGTCGCCCCTACCGGATCGATCTGGGCTTTGACCTGCAGCAACGCCTGGCGCCCCGCGGCGGCTGCAGCCGCAAGGCGCCCCCGGTGCTGGGGCGCGACCGCGCGCTGGCCGCCTGGCTGGAGGACGGCCTGCCCCTGGTGCACCGGCCCTACGACCTGGCCGCCATCCGCACCGGGCGCCCATTGGCGAGCGTGCTGAATCAGCTGCAGCAGTGGCAGATGGAGGGCACCCTCAAACGCCTGGGCGTGATCGTGCGCCACCACGAGCTGGGCTTTGACCAAAACGCCATGGCGGTGTTCGATGCGCCCGACGAGCAGGTGGACGCGCTGGGCCAGCGCCTGGCCGCGCAGACCGGCGTGACCCTGGCCTACCGGCGCGAGCGCGCCGCCGACTGGCCCTACAACCTCTACGCCATGGTGCACGGCCGTGAACGCGCCGAAGTGCAGGCCGCCGTGGACAGCGCGCGCCATGCCGCCGGCCTGGACGGCCTGCCGCACAAGCTGCTGTTCAGCCGCCGCCGCTTCAAGCAGCAGGGCGGGCGCTACTTCAGCGCCGAGGCTCCGCATGGCTGA
- a CDS encoding DUF6841 family protein, with translation MQLHDIEAFFKAYADAFNDLSGDAVAAHWASPSAIASGEAVTWWPTHEPMADNMRRLCAVYREAGFEHCRFEVLQATPMGAHDAFALLRWTLTRQDGALLQRFSTGYHLHRSGGRTKVLLCTAFDEDLAAMRANSETQP, from the coding sequence ATGCAGCTGCACGACATCGAAGCCTTCTTCAAGGCCTATGCCGACGCCTTCAATGATCTGAGCGGCGACGCCGTGGCTGCACATTGGGCCAGCCCCAGCGCCATCGCCAGCGGTGAGGCGGTGACCTGGTGGCCGACGCACGAGCCCATGGCCGACAACATGCGCCGGCTCTGTGCGGTCTACCGCGAGGCCGGCTTCGAGCACTGTCGCTTTGAGGTGCTGCAGGCCACGCCGATGGGGGCCCACGATGCCTTCGCGCTGCTGCGCTGGACCTTGACTCGCCAAGACGGTGCGCTGCTGCAGCGCTTTTCCACCGGCTACCACCTGCACCGCAGTGGTGGCCGCACCAAGGTGCTGCTCTGCACCGCCTTTGATGAAGACCTGGCCGCGATGCGTGCCAACTCAGAGACCCAGCCATGA
- a CDS encoding response regulator, which produces MRLETPYTEIQTLVIDDMATQQTTLRGQLAMLGIAHIDAASSAEDALRQIRAKRYQLILCDYNLNAKTDGQQLFEHLREDRLLPLDTLFFMVTAESQYNAVAAASEQVPDAYLLKPITAGDIEDRLKTQLEERQALLPITRALAREDSAGAIAACDAVLARKDRWFMQALQHKAQLQLQLGLVDEAQALYEQALRQRPGLLWAQVGLMRTYKAAGAFEPCRKLAQQVLHSREGERCLAAFDLLAQALEALGEGAAAVAVLQQAAQAVPSARRLRQLAEAAYREGDLAQAQAGFAKALKLSQGSMMGQPQDVLALAQTQLEQGRHQEALDLLADAQKRGGKGQFAESSVLALQAQAWAAQGHTERAAAAAQQALAGAQPAGEFAAFCLARAALATGQTDAARALLKRQLCADHENARVRQMVGRVLTDAGQSDQLEALVAEATQGLKTRLFEAKRLLRAGQLDPALEAIEAELADYPANTTVLIECAQMNCLWLRMNKSVESGRLARVQDYLNRLETLLPGHERVARMRRYLRDTLVALRCDEAGQPLP; this is translated from the coding sequence GTGCGCCTGGAAACGCCCTATACCGAGATCCAGACCTTGGTGATCGACGACATGGCCACGCAGCAGACCACGCTGCGCGGCCAACTGGCCATGCTGGGCATTGCGCACATCGATGCGGCCAGCTCGGCCGAAGACGCGCTGCGCCAGATCCGCGCCAAGCGCTACCAGCTCATCCTGTGCGACTACAACCTGAACGCCAAGACCGACGGTCAGCAGCTGTTTGAGCATCTGCGCGAGGATCGCTTGCTGCCGCTGGATACCCTGTTCTTCATGGTCACGGCCGAGAGCCAGTACAACGCCGTGGCCGCGGCCAGTGAGCAGGTGCCCGATGCCTATCTGCTCAAGCCCATCACGGCGGGGGACATCGAGGACCGGCTCAAGACCCAGCTGGAAGAGCGCCAGGCCCTGCTGCCCATCACGCGCGCCTTGGCGCGCGAAGACTCGGCGGGGGCGATTGCCGCCTGTGATGCGGTGCTGGCCCGCAAGGACCGCTGGTTCATGCAGGCCCTGCAGCACAAGGCGCAGCTGCAGCTGCAGCTGGGGCTGGTGGACGAGGCCCAGGCCCTGTACGAGCAGGCTCTGAGGCAGCGCCCCGGTTTGCTGTGGGCGCAGGTGGGGCTGATGCGCACCTACAAGGCGGCGGGCGCGTTCGAACCCTGCCGCAAACTGGCCCAACAGGTGCTGCACAGCCGCGAGGGCGAGCGCTGCCTGGCGGCCTTCGACCTGCTGGCCCAGGCCCTGGAGGCCCTGGGCGAGGGCGCTGCCGCGGTGGCGGTGCTGCAGCAAGCGGCGCAGGCCGTTCCTTCTGCGCGGCGCCTGCGTCAGCTGGCCGAGGCGGCCTATCGTGAGGGCGATCTGGCCCAGGCCCAGGCCGGCTTTGCCAAGGCCCTCAAGCTCAGCCAGGGTTCGATGATGGGCCAGCCCCAGGACGTGCTGGCGCTGGCGCAGACCCAGCTGGAGCAAGGCCGTCACCAAGAGGCCCTGGACTTGCTGGCCGATGCGCAAAAGCGGGGCGGCAAGGGGCAGTTCGCCGAGTCCTCGGTGTTGGCGCTGCAGGCTCAGGCTTGGGCGGCGCAAGGTCACACCGAGCGAGCGGCGGCGGCGGCCCAGCAGGCCCTGGCGGGCGCCCAGCCGGCCGGCGAGTTCGCGGCCTTCTGCCTGGCCCGCGCCGCCTTGGCCACCGGGCAGACGGATGCCGCCCGTGCACTGCTCAAGCGCCAGCTCTGCGCCGACCACGAGAACGCGCGTGTGCGCCAGATGGTGGGGCGGGTGCTGACCGACGCCGGCCAGTCGGACCAGCTTGAAGCCCTGGTGGCCGAGGCCACGCAAGGGCTCAAGACCCGGCTGTTCGAGGCCAAGCGCCTGCTGCGGGCCGGCCAGCTGGACCCGGCGCTGGAAGCCATCGAGGCCGAATTGGCCGATTACCCCGCCAACACCACGGTCTTGATCGAGTGCGCGCAGATGAACTGCCTATGGCTGCGCATGAACAAAAGCGTGGAGAGTGGCCGGCTGGCGCGGGTGCAGGACTATCTGAACCGCCTGGAGACCCTGCTGCCCGGCCACGAACGCGTGGCGCGCATGCGCCGCTACCTGCGCGACACCCTGGTGGCCCTGCGTTGCGACGAAGCGGGGCAGCCCCTGCCATGA